A single genomic interval of Camelina sativa cultivar DH55 chromosome 11, Cs, whole genome shotgun sequence harbors:
- the LOC104722356 gene encoding plant intracellular Ras-group-related LRR protein 8 isoform X1, which produces MMGYEQMNQMTMTTTAMMKNYNKRGLNNNTPQKKMTRRSVSAIDGGAAAAAAEKGDRSQNLKTLDLSGMSLASLSASSINLASISKLDLSNNNIQKIPESLVARMLNLSALDLHSNQLKTLPNSIGCLSKLKFLNVSGNYLQFLPKTIEDCRSLEELNANFNELTRLPDAIGFELTNLTKLSVNSNKIVQLPQSVSHLTSLRVLDARLNRLGSLPEDLENLVNLQVLNVSQNFQYLTTLPYSVGLLISLVELDVSYNGITVLPHSLGCLRRIQKLSVQGNPLISPPFEVVEQGLEALKQYMSEKMTESYKKTPTKKKSWGIGKLVKYGLMSPSPGRRTGRGDERQGFINVSDYRQIDGIASPRHMSLFNPRRLLSPLSAYFSPPRY; this is translated from the exons ATGATGGGTTACGAGCAGATGAATCAGATGACAATGACGACGACGGCGATGATGAAGAATTACAATAAGAGGGGACTAAACAATAACACTCCACAGAAGAAAATGACGAGGAGAAGTGTTTCGGCCATTGACGGTGGTGCAGCTGCGGCGGCGGCTGAGAAAGGAGATCGCAGCCAGAATCTCAAGACTCTCGATCTTAGCGGCATGTCCCTGGCTTCTCTCTCTGCCTCTTCTATCAACTTAGCTTCAATCTCCAAACTCGATCTTTCCAACAACAATATTCAG AAAATTCCGGAATCTCTAGTAGCAAGAATGTTAAATTTGTCAGCATTGGATTTGCACTCCAATCAGCTCAAAACTCTTCCAAACTCCATCGGATGTCTTTCCAAGCTTAAGTTTCTTAATGTCTCCGGAAACTATCTCCAGTTTCTCCCCAAAACTATCGAAGATTGTCG ATCGCTGGAAGAGCTGAACGCCAACTTCAACGAGCTTACAAGGCTCCCAGACGCGATAGGTTTCGAGCTAACCAATCTGACCAAGCTCTCCGTCAACTCCAACAAGATCGTCCAGTTACCACAATCCGTTAGCCACTTGACGTCGCTGCGTGTGCTGGACGCGCGGCTAAACCGACTTGGTTCGCTCCCTGAGGATCTAGAGAACCTCGTGAACCTTCAGGTCCTTAATGTCAGCCAGAACTTCCAGTACTTGACGACGTTGCCTTACTCCGTCGGGTTGTTGATATCTCTCGTGGAGCTTGACGTCAG TTACAACGGAATTACAGTTTTACCACACTCCCTCGGCTGTCTACGCCGCATTCAGAAGCTCTCCGTCCAGGGCAATCCCCTCATCTCCCCACCTTTTGAAGTG GTGGAACAAGGATTGGAAGCATTGAAGCAGTACATGAGCGAGAAGATGACCGAGTCTTATAAGAAAACTCCGACCAAGAAAAAGTCTTGGGGAATAGGTAAGCTCGTCAAGTACGGCTTGATGAGCCCTTCTCCGGGGAGGAGAACTGGCCGTGGAGACGAGAGGCAAGGCTTCATCAACGTCTCTGATTACCGTCAAATAGACGGAATCGCCTCCCCGCGACACATGTCCCTCTTCAACCCGCGACGCCTCTTGTCTCCACTCTCCGCGTATTTCTCTCCTCCAAGGTATTAG
- the LOC104722356 gene encoding plant intracellular Ras-group-related LRR protein 8 isoform X2 gives MMGYEQMNQMTMTTTAMMKNYNKRGLNNNTPQKKMTRRSVSAIDGGAAAAAAEKGDRSQNLKTLDLSGMSLASLSASSINLASISKLDLSNNNIQKIPESLVARMLNLSALDLHSNQLKTLPNSIGCLSKLKFLNVSGNYLQFLPKTIEDCRSLEELNANFNELTRLPDAIGFELTNLTKLSVNSNKIVQLPQSVSHLTSLRVLDARLNRLGSLPEDLENLVNLQVLNVSQNFQYLTTLPYSVGLLISLVELDVSYNGITVLPHSLGCLRRIQKLSVQGNPLISPPFEVVEQGLEALKQYMSEKMTESYKKTPTKKKSWGIGKLVKYGLSSSPGRRTGRGDERQGFINVSDYRQIDGIASPRHMSLFNPRRLLSPLSAYFSPPRY, from the exons ATGATGGGTTACGAGCAGATGAATCAGATGACAATGACGACGACGGCGATGATGAAGAATTACAATAAGAGGGGACTAAACAATAACACTCCACAGAAGAAAATGACGAGGAGAAGTGTTTCGGCCATTGACGGTGGTGCAGCTGCGGCGGCGGCTGAGAAAGGAGATCGCAGCCAGAATCTCAAGACTCTCGATCTTAGCGGCATGTCCCTGGCTTCTCTCTCTGCCTCTTCTATCAACTTAGCTTCAATCTCCAAACTCGATCTTTCCAACAACAATATTCAG AAAATTCCGGAATCTCTAGTAGCAAGAATGTTAAATTTGTCAGCATTGGATTTGCACTCCAATCAGCTCAAAACTCTTCCAAACTCCATCGGATGTCTTTCCAAGCTTAAGTTTCTTAATGTCTCCGGAAACTATCTCCAGTTTCTCCCCAAAACTATCGAAGATTGTCG ATCGCTGGAAGAGCTGAACGCCAACTTCAACGAGCTTACAAGGCTCCCAGACGCGATAGGTTTCGAGCTAACCAATCTGACCAAGCTCTCCGTCAACTCCAACAAGATCGTCCAGTTACCACAATCCGTTAGCCACTTGACGTCGCTGCGTGTGCTGGACGCGCGGCTAAACCGACTTGGTTCGCTCCCTGAGGATCTAGAGAACCTCGTGAACCTTCAGGTCCTTAATGTCAGCCAGAACTTCCAGTACTTGACGACGTTGCCTTACTCCGTCGGGTTGTTGATATCTCTCGTGGAGCTTGACGTCAGTTACAACGGAATTACAGTTTTACCACACTCCCTCGGTTGTCTACGCCGCATTCAGAAGCTCTCCGTCCAGGGCAATCCCCTCATCTCCCCACCTTTTGAAGTG GTGGAACAAGGATTGGAAGCATTGAAGCAGTACATGAGCGAGAAGATGACCGAGTCTTATAAGAAAACTCCGACCAAGAAAAAGTCGTGGGGAATTGGTAAGCTCGTCAAGTACGGATTGAGCTCTTCTCCGGGGAGGAGAACTGGCCGTGGAGACGAGAGGCAAGGCTTCATCAACGTCTCTGATTACCGTCAAATAGACGGAATCGCCTCCCCGCGACACATGTCCCTCTTCAACCCGCGACGCCTCTTGTCTCCACTCTCCGCTTATTTCTCTCCTCCAAGGTATTAG
- the LOC104722357 gene encoding protein At-4/1, producing MAATSDEQMNSLLSSFDQIYEDFKIGLNEINVYRSKNNVDTSRREVLEITNRTLKEENERLKKLYTDSLSNFADQLEHRTKCHSLKEELKRVIDENKSKQHEHRNAFESLRQKHVTKVEELENKIRSLLVEKATNDMVIDRLRQDLTANKSHIQAMSKKLDRVVSEVECKYKLEIQDLKDCLLMEQEEKYDISNKLQSLQKELVISRTSIAEKQRDTTSNRQVETLKQKLMKLRKENEILRRKLSSS from the exons ATGGCGGCAACAAGCGACGAGCAGATGAATTCGCTTCTTTCAAGTTTCGATCAGATCTACGAG GATTTTAAAATCGGATTGAATGAGATCAATGTTTACAGATCAAAGAACAATGTTGATACCAGCAGAAGAGAGGTTCTTGAGATTACTAATAGAACTCTTAAAGAAG AGAATGAAAGGCTGAAGAAGCTTTACACGGATTCGCTTAGCAATTTTGCTGATCAG CTTGAGCATCGAACTAAGTGTCACAGCTTGAAAGAAGAGCTGAAGAGAGTGATTGatgaaaacaaaagcaaacaacat GAACATAGGAATGCTTTTGAATCACTTAGGCAGAAGCATGTAACAAAGGTTGAAGAGCTAGAGAACAAAATCAG GAGCCTTTTGGTTGAAAAAGCAACAAACGATATGGTAATTGATAGGCTTCGTCAAGACTTGACAGCTAACAAATCGCATATTCAAGCAATGTCTAAGAAACTGGATCGAGTAGTTTCTGAAGTGGAATGCAAGT ATAAACTCGAGATTCAGGATCTAAAGGACTGCCTTCTAATGgaacaagaagagaaatatGATATCAGTAACAAACTTCAGAGTCTCCAGAAGGAAT TGGTTATTAGTAGAACGTCAATAGCTGAAAAGCAGAGGGATACAACTTCAAATCGACAGGTGGAAACATTGAAACAGAAGCTAATGAAACTGCGAAAAGAGAATGAGATCCTTAGACGGAAACTATCTTCTTCATAG
- the LOC104722354 gene encoding 60S ribosomal protein L18a-like protein, producing the protein MGETVKESGDASSELVKSIGDKHASLVRPAAKYYSALKDAMVCGKGRYTLVKDVDEVESGAYYDKPLPCFGCGIGWFSFLLGFLFPFLWYYATFLYFGNYYRKDPRERAGLAASAITAMGFSLLLLVILVFRWF; encoded by the exons ATGGGGGAAA CTGTTAAAGAGAGTGGAGATGCAAGTTCAGAGCTGGTAAAATCCATTGGTGATAAGCATGCCAGTCTCGTCAGACCAGCTGCTAAATATTACTCTGCTCTTAAAG ATGCTATGGTTTGTGGGAAAGGAAGATATACACTTGTAAAAGATGTGGACGAGGTAGAAAGTGGAGCTTATTATGACAAACCTCTTCCTTGCTTTGGTTGTGGCATCGGATGGTTCTC CTTTCTCCTGGGGTTTTTGTTCCCTTTCTTGTGGTACTATGCGACATTTCTGTACTTCGGAAACTACTACCGCAAGGATCCTAGAGAAAGAGCTGGCCTTGCTGCTTCCGCAATCACT GCGATGGGATTCTCCCTCTTGCTACTGGTGATTCTTGTTTTCAGGTGGTTCTAA